Proteins encoded in a region of the Schaalia hyovaginalis genome:
- a CDS encoding peroxide stress protein YaaA: protein MLIWLPPSESKLAPRQGPLLDLDSLTLPGLRAPRERLIEALAELGSGPRAAEVLRLGPASAALARANEALLTSACAPASELFTGVLFDALDFASLTDGEQARLRRCALVFSGLFGVVALDDALPDHRLAMGVRLPGIGGLAGFWRSALDEELRVRAEGETVIDARSGPYAAACPAPWARIIRIQAVRERAGARASISHDAKRWRGLVVRALAGLAPEAGADVVLDAVARMAGRVAFTDAKGVPHAIGAVEIGDALPASQGGSVRELVLVTD from the coding sequence GTGTTGATCTGGCTCCCGCCGTCCGAATCGAAGCTCGCCCCTCGCCAGGGGCCGCTTCTCGATCTCGATTCCCTCACTCTCCCCGGCCTGCGCGCGCCCCGCGAAAGGCTCATCGAAGCCCTCGCGGAGCTCGGCAGCGGGCCCCGCGCCGCCGAAGTCCTCAGACTGGGACCCGCGTCTGCGGCTTTAGCGCGGGCGAACGAGGCCCTTCTCACGTCCGCGTGCGCCCCCGCGTCCGAGCTCTTCACCGGCGTTCTCTTCGACGCCCTCGATTTCGCCTCGCTCACCGACGGGGAACAGGCCCGTCTGCGCCGGTGCGCGCTCGTCTTCTCCGGCCTCTTCGGGGTCGTCGCCCTCGACGATGCGCTCCCCGATCATCGTCTCGCCATGGGCGTGCGCCTTCCCGGCATCGGAGGGCTCGCCGGGTTCTGGCGCTCCGCGCTCGATGAGGAACTGCGGGTCCGGGCCGAAGGCGAGACCGTCATCGATGCGCGCTCGGGGCCCTACGCCGCCGCGTGTCCGGCGCCCTGGGCCCGCATCATCAGGATTCAGGCGGTGCGGGAGCGCGCGGGCGCACGGGCTTCGATCTCGCACGATGCGAAGCGCTGGCGGGGCCTCGTGGTGCGCGCGCTCGCGGGCCTCGCCCCCGAAGCCGGTGCCGACGTGGTGCTCGACGCAGTGGCGCGCATGGCGGGGCGGGTCGCCTTCACGGATGCGAAGGGCGTTCCGCATGCGATCGGGGCCGTCGAGATCGGCGATGCGCTCCCCGCATCGCAGGGAGGGAGCGTCCGCGAACTCGTCCTCGTCACCGACTAG
- a CDS encoding zinc ribbon domain-containing protein → MKATYLDQSSLLELLALDQRESVLRHKRDTHPAFDTVRELAGRAEDLQRAAVTQSAVISDIAREAARIEKEIEAVSARCERQSERLKKNQVPLRDISALEHEIDQVKARRSKLEDDLIATEVKREAAVSAREAMLAEARAIKEDVEATKAAFNEDVKELDAELREVIKKRRDLAASLPAELLDAYECSRALNGAFAVLELRNGIAVGMATELAPAELQRIRLAPEDEVCWTEETRAIVVRTRRES, encoded by the coding sequence GTGAAAGCGACCTATCTCGATCAGTCGAGCCTGCTCGAACTCCTCGCCCTCGATCAACGCGAATCGGTTCTCCGCCACAAGCGTGACACCCACCCCGCCTTCGACACCGTGCGCGAGCTCGCGGGCCGGGCCGAGGACCTCCAGCGGGCTGCCGTCACCCAGTCGGCGGTCATCTCCGACATCGCGCGCGAAGCGGCGCGCATCGAGAAGGAGATCGAAGCGGTCTCGGCCCGCTGCGAGCGCCAAAGCGAACGCCTGAAGAAGAATCAGGTGCCCCTTCGCGACATCTCGGCTCTGGAGCACGAGATCGACCAGGTGAAGGCCCGACGCTCCAAGCTCGAGGACGATCTCATCGCCACCGAGGTCAAGCGCGAGGCCGCGGTTTCGGCGCGCGAGGCCATGCTCGCCGAGGCGCGAGCCATCAAGGAGGACGTCGAGGCCACCAAGGCGGCCTTCAACGAGGACGTCAAGGAGCTCGACGCGGAGCTGCGCGAGGTCATCAAGAAGCGCCGCGACCTGGCCGCCTCGCTTCCCGCTGAGCTCCTCGACGCCTACGAGTGCTCCCGGGCCCTCAACGGCGCCTTCGCCGTGCTCGAGTTGCGCAACGGGATCGCGGTGGGCATGGCGACCGAGCTCGCCCCGGCCGAACTGCAAAGGATCCGTCTCGCACCCGAGGACGAGGTGTGCTGGACGGAGGAGACCCGCGCGATCGTCGTGCGGACGAGGCGCGAATCCTGA
- a CDS encoding Nif3-like dinuclear metal center hexameric protein — MNTWYPPERAEAWDRVGLILGDPRRRAGKVLLALDPVADTVEEALDEKADMMLVHHPLYLRGTSFLPESDPKGRLVAKLIRSGIALFAAHTNADCSHEGTGDALAALVGIRDAVPLVESGRDEEGRPYGHGRIGAITPARLGDFADLVASRLPAGPTGLFSSGDEDALIARVAVCPGAGDSFLEAARASGADAVLTADLRHHPASEHREGGAPALLCASHWATESVWLPRLAERLRAGAQGADVDLDVKVSTIATEPWTSHRPTLGGLL, encoded by the coding sequence ATGAATACGTGGTACCCGCCCGAGCGCGCGGAGGCCTGGGACAGGGTGGGGCTCATCCTCGGCGATCCCCGGCGCCGGGCCGGAAAAGTCCTCCTCGCCCTCGACCCCGTGGCGGACACCGTTGAGGAGGCCCTCGACGAGAAGGCCGACATGATGCTCGTCCACCACCCCCTCTACCTGCGGGGCACGAGCTTCCTGCCGGAGTCGGATCCGAAGGGCCGTCTCGTGGCGAAGCTCATTCGTTCCGGGATCGCCCTCTTCGCCGCTCACACGAACGCCGACTGCTCGCACGAGGGCACCGGTGACGCCCTCGCCGCCCTTGTCGGCATCCGCGACGCCGTACCGCTCGTCGAATCCGGACGGGACGAGGAGGGGCGCCCCTACGGCCACGGACGGATCGGCGCGATCACCCCCGCGCGACTGGGCGACTTCGCCGATCTCGTGGCGAGCAGGCTCCCCGCGGGGCCGACGGGCCTGTTCAGCAGCGGAGACGAGGACGCCCTCATCGCGAGGGTCGCGGTGTGCCCGGGCGCCGGCGACTCCTTCCTCGAGGCGGCAAGGGCTTCGGGGGCCGATGCCGTCCTCACCGCCGACCTGCGCCATCACCCGGCCTCGGAGCATCGCGAAGGGGGAGCGCCGGCCCTGCTGTGCGCGAGCCACTGGGCGACCGAATCCGTGTGGCTGCCGCGCCTCGCCGAGCGCCTGAGGGCGGGTGCGCAGGGGGCGGATGTGGATCTCGACGTGAAAGTCTCTACGATTGCGACGGAGCCGTGGACGAGCCACCGGCCGACTCTAGGAGGACTCTTGTGA
- the lipB gene encoding lipoyl(octanoyl) transferase LipB produces MRVIDLIDSGLTDYAEVDRLQRELHGKAAAGEGDFLILAEFTPTWTAGRHTKPEDVPDTTLPIIRTDRAGSATWHGPGQVVCYPVVKLKEPVDLYAWIRSVEAGVIGTVREDWGLDARRIDGRAGVWLTEEGRRDRKICAIGLKVARGATLHGVALNVDIDPAAAFSGIIPCGLADADVASLSWEGVRTTVREAANALVVRLFDSIRPQLADPDPILENWSAS; encoded by the coding sequence GTGCGCGTCATCGATCTCATCGACTCGGGCCTCACGGACTACGCGGAAGTGGACCGCCTCCAAAGGGAGCTCCACGGGAAAGCCGCTGCCGGTGAGGGCGACTTCCTCATCCTCGCCGAATTCACGCCGACGTGGACGGCGGGGCGCCACACGAAGCCCGAGGACGTCCCCGACACGACGCTGCCCATCATCCGCACCGATCGCGCCGGCTCGGCCACCTGGCACGGCCCCGGGCAGGTGGTCTGCTATCCCGTCGTCAAGCTCAAGGAGCCGGTCGACCTGTACGCCTGGATCCGCTCGGTCGAGGCGGGGGTCATCGGCACCGTCCGCGAGGACTGGGGACTGGACGCCCGCAGGATCGACGGCCGCGCGGGCGTATGGCTCACCGAGGAGGGGCGCAGGGACCGGAAGATCTGCGCGATCGGACTGAAGGTCGCGCGCGGCGCGACCCTTCACGGGGTCGCCCTCAATGTCGACATCGATCCGGCTGCGGCCTTCTCGGGCATCATCCCGTGCGGCCTCGCCGACGCCGATGTGGCCTCGCTTTCGTGGGAGGGCGTGCGCACCACCGTTCGCGAGGCCGCGAACGCCCTCGTCGTCCGCCTCTTCGACTCGATCCGCCCGCAACTGGCGGACCCCGACCCCATTCTCGAGAACTGGAGCGCTTCATGA
- the lipA gene encoding lipoyl synthase has product MSTLPDPEGRKLLRVEVRNSQTPIESKPEWIRTTAKAGANYQDMRSLSHSRGLHTVCAEAGCPNIYECWQDREATFLLGGALCTRRCDFCDIATGRPSEYDRDEPRRIAESVAELELRYATITGVTRDDLPDGAAWLYAETCRLIHELSPSTGVELLVDDFRGQAESIDMVIEAGPQVFAHNLETVPRIFKKIRPAFRYERSLDMIRRAHDGRMVTKSNLILGMGESREEISEAMRDLHLAGCDLLTITQYLRPSPLHHPIDRWVHPEEFVEIAAEAEEIGFAGVMAGPLVRSSYRAGLLWAKGMRARGFEIPERLSHLDDSGSTLQEARTVLRKMRERADRRAAGVSA; this is encoded by the coding sequence ATGAGCACCCTGCCCGACCCCGAAGGCCGCAAGCTTCTTCGCGTAGAGGTGAGGAACTCCCAGACCCCCATCGAGTCGAAACCGGAGTGGATCCGCACGACCGCGAAGGCCGGGGCGAATTACCAGGACATGCGGAGCCTGTCGCATTCGAGGGGACTGCACACCGTGTGCGCGGAGGCCGGGTGCCCGAACATCTACGAGTGCTGGCAGGACCGCGAGGCGACCTTCCTCCTGGGCGGCGCCCTGTGCACGCGCCGCTGCGACTTCTGCGACATCGCGACGGGCCGTCCGAGCGAGTACGACCGGGACGAGCCCCGCCGCATCGCCGAATCCGTCGCCGAATTGGAGCTGCGCTACGCCACGATCACGGGGGTCACCCGTGATGACCTGCCCGACGGGGCGGCGTGGCTCTACGCCGAGACCTGTCGCCTCATCCACGAGCTCAGCCCATCGACCGGCGTCGAGCTCCTCGTCGACGACTTCCGGGGGCAGGCCGAGTCGATCGACATGGTCATCGAAGCGGGACCGCAGGTCTTCGCGCACAACCTGGAGACCGTGCCCCGCATCTTCAAGAAGATCCGACCGGCCTTCCGTTACGAGCGCTCCCTCGACATGATCCGGCGCGCGCATGACGGGCGGATGGTGACGAAGTCGAATCTCATCCTGGGCATGGGCGAGAGCCGCGAGGAGATCTCCGAGGCCATGCGCGACTTGCACTTAGCGGGTTGCGACCTCTTGACGATCACCCAGTACCTGCGCCCCTCGCCGCTGCATCACCCGATCGACCGCTGGGTGCATCCCGAGGAGTTCGTCGAGATCGCCGCCGAGGCCGAGGAGATCGGCTTCGCGGGTGTCATGGCGGGACCGCTCGTACGCTCCTCGTATCGCGCCGGGCTCCTGTGGGCGAAGGGGATGCGGGCCCGGGGTTTCGAGATCCCCGAGAGGCTGTCCCACCTCGATGATTCCGGCTCCACCCTGCAGGAGGCCCGCACGGTCCTGCGCAAGATGCGCGAGCGGGCCGATCGCCGGGCAGCGGGAGTGTCGGCCTGA
- a CDS encoding class I adenylate-forming enzyme family protein encodes MIAPDYSPARALLRAAKQHPDRKSIIWPDGQEPWTVGRSADVVSRTVSALRALGIAEGDRVVFAAANSAWVFLLHVACAWIGAVTVPVSERLPLDVLEGIIDSIRPRLVLTDPDSALAGRAGMRVLELGGFASLSLASPPAPGAPRALGSEPAAIVYTSGSAGRTRGVELSHAQLWWGSMCFRDGFEYAPYEEVVGVCAPVSHIGGFNGTSLDVFSHGGAIRVFSGFDPVEVLTSIEADRISMMFVVPVMCHLLLDANASLGADLSSWHRPLVGGDAMGPVLAQRLRSAGLRPIHVWGMTETAGAGMMASPDSAAPAGALGAPFPYVDARLVLADGAPARPGEIGEIEVRGPGVAQTFISAGERGPARVRDGWLATGDLATRDEEGWYTIVGRASRMINTGGELVAPARLEELIRGLDGVDDAIVVGVPDERWGQVVSALLVDRSGLRSGSARETVAVLDRHLAPWERIRRAAWVESLPQLPNGKPDALAAERMLMEAEQRRMW; translated from the coding sequence GTGATCGCTCCGGATTACTCCCCCGCCCGCGCCCTCCTGCGCGCGGCCAAGCAGCATCCCGATCGCAAGTCGATCATCTGGCCCGACGGCCAAGAGCCCTGGACGGTCGGGCGCAGCGCCGACGTCGTCTCGCGGACGGTCAGCGCCCTGCGCGCTCTCGGCATCGCCGAGGGCGATCGCGTCGTCTTCGCAGCGGCGAACAGCGCCTGGGTCTTCCTTCTCCACGTCGCCTGCGCATGGATCGGCGCGGTCACCGTGCCGGTCTCCGAGCGCCTTCCGCTCGACGTCCTCGAGGGGATCATCGATTCGATCCGGCCGCGACTGGTCCTGACCGATCCCGATTCCGCCCTGGCCGGGCGCGCCGGGATGCGGGTCCTGGAGCTGGGCGGTTTCGCCTCGCTGAGCCTGGCGTCCCCGCCCGCGCCGGGCGCCCCCCGGGCGCTGGGATCGGAGCCCGCGGCGATCGTCTACACCTCGGGTTCGGCGGGCAGGACTCGCGGCGTCGAGCTCTCGCACGCCCAGTTGTGGTGGGGCTCGATGTGCTTCCGCGATGGCTTCGAATACGCGCCCTACGAGGAGGTCGTCGGCGTCTGCGCCCCGGTGTCGCACATCGGCGGCTTCAACGGCACCTCCCTCGACGTCTTCAGTCACGGCGGCGCGATCCGCGTCTTCTCCGGCTTCGACCCCGTGGAGGTCTTGACCTCCATCGAGGCTGATCGTATCTCGATGATGTTCGTCGTCCCGGTCATGTGCCACCTGCTGCTCGATGCGAACGCCTCCCTCGGCGCGGACCTGTCCTCCTGGCACCGCCCCTTGGTGGGGGGCGATGCCATGGGTCCGGTGCTCGCCCAGCGCCTCCGCTCGGCCGGTTTGAGGCCCATCCACGTGTGGGGGATGACGGAGACCGCGGGTGCGGGCATGATGGCCTCCCCCGATTCGGCGGCTCCCGCGGGCGCCCTCGGCGCGCCCTTCCCCTATGTCGACGCGCGCCTCGTCCTCGCCGATGGAGCGCCCGCGAGGCCGGGCGAGATCGGGGAGATCGAGGTGCGGGGGCCGGGTGTGGCGCAGACCTTCATCTCGGCGGGCGAGCGCGGCCCGGCGCGCGTGCGGGACGGCTGGCTCGCCACCGGGGATCTGGCGACCCGGGACGAGGAGGGCTGGTACACCATCGTCGGTCGCGCCTCGCGGATGATCAACACCGGCGGCGAGCTCGTCGCCCCCGCGCGCCTGGAGGAGCTCATCCGCGGATTGGACGGGGTCGACGACGCCATCGTCGTGGGCGTCCCCGATGAGCGCTGGGGCCAGGTCGTCTCGGCCCTGCTCGTCGACCGCTCCGGCCTCCGCTCGGGTTCGGCGCGCGAGACCGTGGCGGTCCTCGACCGCCACCTCGCGCCCTGGGAGCGGATCCGCAGGGCCGCCTGGGTCGAGTCGCTGCCCCAGCTGCCCAACGGCAAGCCGGATGCCCTGGCCGCCGAGCGGATGCTGATGGAGGCGGAGCAGCGCCGAATGTGGTGA
- a CDS encoding NAD(P)/FAD-dependent oxidoreductase, whose translation MHRIVIIGSGFAGLAAAKGLKRADAEITILARTGHHLFQPLLYQVATGILSEGDIAPTTREILKRQKNARVLQALVEDIDVDKRIVTWRNHNEVRETPYDTLIVAAGAGQSYFGNDHYAVFAPGLKTIDDALELRARIFGSFEKAEIAEDPAEIERLLTFVVVGAGPTGVEMAGQIRELASHTLANEFRAIDPRAARVLLVDGADLPLPAFGERLGDVTRRELERLGVEVRTGALVIGLDHDTVTLRHQDGSSETIPSKCKVWAAGVQASELGRVLAERAGAELDRAGRVIVGPDLTLPDHPEIFVLGDMMAVPGVPGVAQGAIQSARFAAKTILARLGAGRAPAEFAYSDKGSMATIARFKAVVKIGRFRLTGFLAWAAWCFLHLLYIVGFKSQIGTLVHWFFSFASGARSQRTTTNQQLVARLALEHLGAHSSGRLVAGQDPTGSEGRPGDSREE comes from the coding sequence ATGCACCGCATCGTCATCATCGGATCCGGCTTCGCCGGACTCGCCGCAGCCAAGGGCCTCAAGCGCGCCGACGCCGAGATCACGATCCTCGCCAGGACGGGCCACCACCTCTTCCAGCCCCTCCTCTACCAGGTGGCGACCGGGATCCTCTCCGAGGGCGACATCGCGCCGACGACGCGCGAGATCCTCAAGAGGCAGAAGAACGCGCGGGTCCTCCAGGCCCTCGTCGAGGACATCGACGTCGACAAGCGCATCGTCACCTGGCGCAATCACAACGAGGTCCGCGAAACCCCCTACGACACGCTCATCGTCGCCGCCGGCGCGGGCCAGTCCTACTTCGGGAACGACCACTACGCCGTGTTCGCGCCGGGGTTGAAGACCATCGACGACGCCCTCGAACTGAGGGCCCGCATCTTCGGCTCCTTCGAGAAGGCCGAGATCGCCGAGGACCCGGCCGAGATCGAGCGCCTACTCACCTTCGTCGTCGTCGGCGCCGGACCGACCGGCGTTGAAATGGCCGGCCAGATCCGCGAACTCGCCTCGCACACCCTGGCGAACGAATTCCGCGCGATCGACCCGCGCGCCGCGCGCGTCCTCCTCGTCGACGGAGCGGACCTGCCCCTACCCGCCTTCGGCGAGAGGCTCGGCGACGTCACGCGGCGCGAGCTCGAAAGGCTCGGCGTCGAGGTGCGCACAGGCGCCCTCGTCATCGGACTCGATCACGACACGGTCACGCTGCGCCACCAGGACGGCTCGAGCGAGACGATCCCGTCGAAGTGCAAGGTGTGGGCCGCCGGCGTCCAGGCGAGCGAACTCGGCCGGGTGCTCGCCGAGCGCGCGGGCGCCGAGCTCGACCGTGCGGGCCGCGTCATCGTGGGACCGGACCTGACCCTCCCGGACCACCCGGAGATCTTCGTCCTCGGCGACATGATGGCCGTCCCGGGCGTGCCCGGCGTCGCGCAGGGCGCGATCCAGTCCGCCCGCTTCGCGGCGAAGACGATCCTCGCCCGCCTCGGCGCGGGCAGGGCGCCGGCGGAGTTCGCCTACAGCGACAAGGGCTCGATGGCGACGATCGCCCGATTCAAGGCCGTCGTCAAGATCGGCCGCTTCCGCCTCACCGGCTTCCTCGCCTGGGCGGCGTGGTGCTTCCTCCACCTGCTCTACATCGTCGGCTTCAAGTCGCAGATCGGCACGCTCGTCCACTGGTTCTTCAGCTTCGCCTCCGGAGCGCGCTCGCAGAGGACGACGACGAACCAGCAGCTCGTCGCCCGCCTCGCGCTCGAGCACTTGGGCGCCCACTCCTCCGGAAGACTCGTCGCGGGCCAGGATCCGACGGGCTCCGAAGGGCGCCCCGGCGACTCCCGGGAGGAGTGA
- the ahpC gene encoding alkyl hydroperoxide reductase subunit C, protein MSLINTRIKPFETEAYHNGSFIHVSSDDLQGKWGIVFFYPADFTFVCPTELADLEKVYPELQSLGVEVYSVSRDSHFVHKAWHETSPEVGTLTYPMLGDVNGVITANFDTMRPESGLADRSTFLIDPDGIIQYIETTPEGVGRNAAELVRKVKAAQYVRSHPGEVCPAKWEEGQETLKPSFDLVGKI, encoded by the coding sequence ATGTCGTTGATCAACACGCGAATCAAGCCCTTCGAGACGGAGGCCTACCACAACGGCTCCTTCATCCACGTCTCCTCCGACGACCTCCAGGGCAAGTGGGGCATCGTCTTCTTCTACCCGGCGGACTTCACCTTCGTCTGCCCGACTGAGCTCGCGGACCTCGAGAAGGTCTACCCCGAGCTCCAGTCCCTCGGAGTCGAGGTCTACTCCGTCTCCCGCGACTCCCACTTCGTGCACAAGGCGTGGCACGAGACCTCGCCCGAAGTCGGCACCCTCACCTATCCGATGCTCGGCGACGTCAACGGCGTCATCACCGCGAACTTCGACACCATGAGGCCCGAGTCCGGTCTCGCCGACCGCTCCACCTTCCTCATCGACCCCGACGGGATCATCCAGTACATCGAGACCACGCCCGAGGGCGTCGGCCGCAACGCCGCCGAACTCGTCCGCAAGGTGAAGGCCGCCCAGTACGTGCGCTCCCACCCCGGCGAGGTCTGCCCCGCCAAGTGGGAGGAGGGCCAGGAGACCCTCAAGCCCTCCTTCGACCTCGTGGGGAAGATCTGA
- the ahpF gene encoding alkyl hydroperoxide reductase subunit F, with amino-acid sequence MLDTAALSQLSEYLTLIREPIELAASLDDSTHSRRLRELLEEIASLSDMVTLVEEADARTPSFAIRRIGSDVGVRFAGLPMGHEFASLVLALVQVGGHPPKLDEDVIEAIRALDGGEFVTYMSLTCQNCPTVVQALNTMSVINPKIRHTAVEGGAFEAEVAGLGITAVPAVYKDSEVFAHGRMEIGDILDKLNPSSAEARSKALDSLEPFDLLVVGAGPAGATAAIYAARKALRTGIIAERFGGQILDTASIENFSSIRRTEGPALASSLEEHVRSYDVEIMTGHRVSALTAPSESDPLFSLTTGGARLRSRSVILATGASYRLMGVPGEQEYRNKGVTFCPHCDGPLFAGREVAVIGGGNSGIEAAIDLAAIASRVTVVEFLDELKADAVLVKTLNSLPNVTVRTGVRVLSVLGDGKAVTALEVENRSEGTREEIPVAGVFVQIGLVPNTGWLEAPALTNSRGEILVDPRGATAVPGLFAAGDCATTPYKQILTALGSGATAALTAFDHLMREGAAAPATIDA; translated from the coding sequence ATGCTCGACACCGCAGCCCTCTCCCAGCTCTCCGAGTACCTCACCCTCATCCGGGAGCCGATCGAACTCGCCGCATCACTCGACGACTCGACTCATTCGCGGCGCCTGCGCGAACTCCTCGAGGAGATCGCATCGCTCAGCGACATGGTCACCCTCGTCGAAGAAGCCGATGCGCGCACCCCGTCCTTCGCGATCCGGCGCATCGGAAGCGATGTCGGGGTCCGTTTCGCGGGCCTGCCGATGGGCCACGAGTTCGCCTCCCTCGTCCTGGCCCTCGTTCAGGTCGGCGGCCACCCGCCGAAGCTCGACGAGGACGTGATCGAGGCGATCCGCGCCCTCGACGGGGGCGAATTCGTCACCTACATGTCCCTGACGTGCCAGAACTGTCCGACGGTCGTCCAGGCGCTCAACACCATGAGCGTCATCAACCCGAAAATCCGGCACACCGCGGTCGAAGGGGGCGCCTTCGAAGCGGAGGTCGCAGGACTGGGCATCACGGCCGTCCCCGCGGTCTACAAGGACTCGGAGGTCTTCGCCCACGGGCGCATGGAGATCGGGGACATCCTCGACAAGCTCAACCCCTCCTCGGCCGAAGCCCGTTCGAAGGCCCTCGACTCCCTCGAGCCCTTCGATCTGCTCGTCGTCGGCGCCGGACCGGCCGGCGCCACCGCGGCGATCTACGCGGCCCGCAAGGCACTGCGCACCGGGATCATCGCGGAACGCTTCGGCGGTCAGATCCTCGACACAGCATCCATCGAGAATTTCAGCTCGATCCGGCGCACCGAGGGCCCGGCCCTCGCCTCCTCCCTGGAGGAGCACGTGCGCTCCTACGACGTCGAGATCATGACGGGGCACCGCGTCAGCGCGCTCACCGCCCCCTCCGAGTCCGATCCCCTCTTCAGCCTCACGACGGGCGGGGCGCGCCTGCGCTCGCGCAGCGTCATCCTCGCCACGGGGGCGAGCTACCGGCTCATGGGAGTGCCCGGGGAGCAGGAGTACCGCAACAAGGGCGTGACCTTCTGCCCGCACTGCGACGGCCCCCTCTTCGCCGGGCGGGAGGTCGCGGTCATCGGCGGGGGCAATTCCGGGATCGAGGCCGCTATCGACTTGGCCGCCATCGCCTCCCGGGTCACCGTCGTCGAGTTCCTCGATGAGCTCAAGGCGGACGCGGTCCTCGTCAAGACGCTGAACTCCCTGCCGAACGTCACCGTGCGCACCGGCGTGCGCGTGCTCAGCGTCCTCGGCGACGGGAAGGCGGTCACCGCACTCGAGGTCGAGAACCGTTCGGAGGGGACTCGCGAGGAGATCCCCGTTGCGGGCGTCTTCGTCCAGATCGGCCTCGTGCCGAACACCGGATGGCTCGAAGCCCCCGCGCTCACCAACTCCCGCGGTGAGATCCTCGTCGATCCGCGCGGAGCGACCGCCGTTCCCGGCCTCTTCGCCGCCGGCGACTGCGCGACGACCCCCTACAAGCAGATCCTCACCGCGCTGGGATCGGGGGCGACGGCCGCCCTGACGGCCTTCGACCACCTCATGCGGGAGGGGGCCGCCGCTCCCGCTACCATCGACGCATGA
- a CDS encoding DUF3052 domain-containing protein, with amino-acid sequence MAVSLGFAPGQIVQEFYVDDDADQGLRSLIEEETGSELVDPDYGDVVDGAVVWWRADDAEEEDLADLLVDALTNLDDGGLIWVFIPKPGRPGTVAVADVEDAAKTAGLHSTSAASVGSDWAGIRLTARPRSR; translated from the coding sequence GTGGCGGTGAGCCTCGGATTCGCACCGGGACAGATCGTGCAGGAGTTCTACGTCGACGATGACGCCGACCAGGGCCTTCGTTCGCTCATCGAGGAGGAGACCGGCTCCGAACTCGTCGATCCCGATTACGGGGATGTGGTGGACGGCGCCGTCGTGTGGTGGCGCGCCGATGACGCCGAGGAGGAGGATCTTGCGGATCTCCTCGTCGACGCCTTGACCAATCTCGATGACGGGGGCCTGATCTGGGTCTTCATCCCCAAGCCCGGGCGGCCCGGAACGGTCGCCGTCGCGGACGTGGAGGACGCGGCGAAGACCGCGGGACTGCATTCGACCTCTGCGGCGTCGGTCGGATCCGATTGGGCGGGCATCCGCCTGACCGCCCGGCCCCGGAGCCGCTGA